The following are from one region of the Silene latifolia isolate original U9 population chromosome 9, ASM4854445v1, whole genome shotgun sequence genome:
- the LOC141600694 gene encoding uncharacterized protein LOC141600694, whose protein sequence is MCCRDGKVELRKIKEAPEYLKRLLSSTDDSECSKFKELIRVYNSCYAFTSMGAKIDHSVNTNSGPYVFRISGQVLHRIGSLLPPDDQDPSYAQLYVYDSSSEIAMREKAVGKSEGSPKLDTEILARLKDMLDEVNPLTKTFRMAQERLKEQSDKRLSIRLLGTRNHRDKTYNTPIASEIAALIVDSTGDQIKGKDIIIEHKTHGLQRISELHPSYMALQYPLLFPYGEDSYHTEIPYIDQGQGGKRKNVTMREYYAYRVQQRISEGSTLLCGGRLFQQFLVDSCCAIESERLWYIKNNQDKFRCDILNNLCDAVANGDCMGYAVGKRVYMPPSFTGGPRYMQQCYQDAMAICRWYGNPHLFITFTANPKWPEIEAMLQLIPGQKVEDRPDIVARVFRFIKKGVHQLDNRSIVPYNPGLLLMFDAHINVEWCNTAKAIKYLFKYISKGPDKATFMIKDDSQDEVKAYLDCRYLSASEAAWRIFEFEIQERYLAVIRLPVQLKGEQAVIIMDHDVLQVVIDKKSNVDTMLSAWMKKNAECQDARTLTYA, encoded by the exons ATGTGTTGCAGAGACGGAAAGGTAGAATTACGGAAGATTAAGGAGGCACCAGAATACTTAAAAAGACTACTGTCCTCTACTGATGATAGTGAGTGTTCAAAATTCAAAGAGCTTATTCGGGTTTATAATTCATGTTACGCATTTACTTCTATGGGGGCCAAGATTGACCATTCAGTAAACACGAACTCTGGACCTTATGTATTCCGAATAAGCGGGCAGGTTCTACATCGTATTGGTTCCCTACTACCACCTGATGACCAGGACCCATCATATGCTCAATTATATGTATACGACAGTTCATCCGAAATAGCCATGCGAGAAAAGGCAGTAGGCAAATCTGAGGGAAGTCCTAAGTTAGATACTGAAATACTTGCTCGATTAAAGGATATGCTTGACGAAGTTAATCCTCTCACTAAAACATTTCGTATGGCACAAGAAAGATTGAAGGAACAGAGTGATAAACGTCTATCTATACGCCTATTAGGAACACGAAATCATAGGGATAAAACCTATAACACCCCAATAGCATCAGAAATAGCGGCTTTAATTGTAGACTCTACTGGAGATCAAATCAAGGGGAAAGACATAATCATTGAACACAAGACCCACGGACTCCAGAGGATCAGTGAGCTACATCCATCTTACATGGCCCTACAATATCCATTGTTATTCCCCTATGGCGAGGATAGTTACCATACAGAGATCCCTTACATTGATCAGGGTCaaggaggaaaaagaaagaaTGTCACCATGAGAGAGTACTATGCATACAGGGTGCAACAGAGGATTTCGGAAGGTTCCACTCTATTATGTGGGGGAAGATTATTCCAGCAATTTTTAGTAGATAGCTGTTGTGCCATTGAGTCCGAAAGGTTATGGTACATTAAAAATAACCAAGATAAGTTCCGGTGTGACATACTTAACAACCTGTGTGATGCAGTGGCTAATGGTGATTGTATGGGTTATGCAGTCGGGAAAAGAGTATATATGCCACCTTCCTTTACCGGAGGGCCAAGATATATGCAACAATGTTATCAGGACGCGATGGCTATCTGCAGATGGTATGGGAATCCCCATTTATTCATAACATTTACAGCTAACCCAAAGTGGCCAGAGATAGAAGCTATGTTACAGCTCATTCCCGGACAAAAAGTAGAGGACAGACCGGACATTGTAGCTAGGGTGTTCAG GTTTATTAAAAAAGGTGTACATCAACTGGACAACCGGTCCATAGTACCCTATAACCCCGGACTATTGCTGATGTTTGATGCCCACATCAATGTGGAATGGTGTAACACTGCCAAAGCAATAAAGTATCTCTTCAAGTACATTTCCAAGGGCCCAGATAAGGCAACTTTCATGATTAAAGATGATTCTCAAGATGAGGTGAAAGCATACCTGGATTGCAGGTACCTCTCTGCGTCAGAGGCTGCTTGGAGAATTTTTGAATTTGAGATTCAGGAGCGATACCTGGCAGTGATAAGGCTTCCCGTGCAACTGAAAGGTGAACAAGCAGTAATAATAATGGATCATGATGTACTTCAAGTGGTGATTGATAAAAAAAGCAACGTCGACACAATGTTAAGTGCATGGATGAAGAAAAATGCTGAATGCCAAGATGCAAGAACCCTGACCTATGCATAA